AGGTGGTTACGGTTATGGGCACGCAAAAAAAGAATTATTTAATCTTATATTGGAAAACTTTAAAGAGCCCCGAAATAATTATAAACGACTAATAAATGAGCCCGACGTCGTAAATCATGAACTAACTAATGGCGCTAAAAAAGCCAGCGAAATTGCAAAGAATGTACTTAGAAAAGTTAAATCTAATCTTGGTTTAATGTGAACTTAAATAATCTGCAACACCTTCATGTGATTCCTTCATGCCATCATCACCAGGTTTCCAGTTAGCTGGGCAAACCTCGCCATTTTCCTCATGAAATTGTAATGCATCTAAAACTCTTATTGCTTCATCTACATTTCTTCCTAATGGGAGATTATTAACTAATTGATGTTGTACTACCCCCTCTTTGTCAATTAAAAATAACCCTCTGTAAGCTATCATACTTCCAGTTGCAACTAACTCACCCTCCTCATTATAATCATACTCACCATTTAAAACATCATAGGCATCAGATATAATTTTATTAGAATCAGCGACTAAAGGGTATGTAATCCCTTTGATGCCACCTTTGTTTTTTGGCAACTGCAACCAACCCCAGTGAGTCTCTGCAGTATCGGTAGAACACCCCACAATAACACAATTTCTTTTTTCAAATTCAGCTAGTTTAGCTTGAAAAGCATGCAGTTCTGAAGGACATACAAAAGTAAAGTCTTTTGGATAAAAAAATAGAATTACGTATTTCTTATTTACGAATTGATCTAGTGAGAAATCATTAACAGAATCTCCTCCGTTAATAATTGCACTTGCTTTAAAACTTGGCGCTAAGCCACCTACTAATCCCATAGTTTTAACAATTTAAATTAACATTCCAAATGTAGTATATTTTTTATTTATTTAACTACTGAATTATTATATTTTTATGTATCAATTCATTATTATTAAAATCATTCGAGCTTTTTAATAATTGTGCATTGTATACTCCTGAAGGTAAATTTGAAACATCTATTTCTGTACTATGCCCCACATGAGTTTTGTATAAAATTAGCTTACCAATAGCATTAAATAGCTTTAGTGAAAACACATCTCCAATAATTGAATTAAATGCAAATTTTAAATACTTAGTTGTAGGGTTGGGGTATATATTGATTAATGACAATTGATTATTCACTAAATTTAATTCCGCATCATCACATAGTCCATCAACATTAGAATCATTTAAACAATTGCCAAAGCAATCATAGCCTATATCTGCATATATGCATGAATCATCATCAGTATTAGCAAATTGGTCATAATTACACGCACTCGTATCTAAGCAGCCTAAAACAATCATATTTTCATCATTACAAGGTTCTATGTTCTGCATTTCTACATATGACATTATAGTGTTTTTAATGAGATTATGAAATTTCAAGATTATACCACCACCTGAATCATATGACCAAGTGTGACAATAGCTCATTATAGTGCCTATTTGTGGTTGAGGGTTATTAAGATAATCTTGACATTGAGAGGATGAAGTTTCCTCTAAACTTGCGCAATTATCAATTGGTCCGCCCTCCCAACCACACCACTGAGTATGATTTGCTCCAAAATTATGACCAAGTTCATGTGCAAAACAATATATATTCCAAAAAAAATAAGGAACAGGTAAATCAATGTAATCGGAATCTCCCGTTAAATTACTACTAAAACCATAGCCATTCCATTGACTGCCTATACCATTCAAAAATGCAATTCCCCCTGTACCCGTGTCATCTCTCTTAGAAAAAAGGTGTACTAAATCCCTGCTAACAGATGAAAATAATTCATTAGCATACCAATTATCTCTTAAAGCAATCAACATATCTTGTGGAGAATCAATAAAAGATGCATATGGATCTTCTACTTCCCAAACTTGTGCTGAGCTAGACTTAAGTCCAACATTAACCTCTTCAACAAAAAGTTCGCTTACTACTGCTAAAACTTCTAAAGCCCAATCTATGGCTTCTTGAAAACTTGAAAAAGATTGAAAAGTAAAATAATCAATCTCTATAGCAATATCAACACATTTAGACACAGATGATGAATTGTGGCTTATATTAGAAACATCAATAGTATTTTGCAACAAATCTGATGAACATATAAAATCAAAATCCTTAGGACTGTTTTTAACATTTAAAATGTAATAAATCGTTTCTAAATCTAACTCTTTTGTATTTAACAAACTTATCTGATATATCTCTTGTTGAATTGTAATGATAGCTTTTGCTCCATTCGGCGAAAATATAAATACACCATCTAAATCATCATTATTAATTATTCTATATGATTTTATCTCCGAAGTATGTAGAGTTTTAATAATACCCCTATTTGTGTGTCTTGTAACAAATAAGTTTTCTGGAGAGACCTTAAATTCTTCTAGTTCTAAATTAAAGCTATTTTGATTGAAAAATGGAAAGGAAATGTGCAAAAAACTAACATCATGTCTAAGTATATATTCAAGTTCATCTTGATTTAATTGTAAAAATAAAATACTATCATGGATCAATGACATATCAATTCCAGGATATGACTCGCTAATGATATTATATGACTCATTAGATGGGTAATAGACTTTAAATAAATCTTTTGACATTGATAATTGCAGTGAAAATGCAATTATGAATAATGTTATAAAATTTCTCTTCATCATAATAATTATAATTTTGTTATACCAATATAAAATCAAATGTTATGCCAAACTATATAAGCCTATTCATTATTGTATTTTATTAAAACCTATATTTATATCAATTATGGAAAGAACAATACTTATTGGAGCTATAACAGCAAAAGACAATGAATTAGAGATAGAAGAATATTTAAAAGAGCTGACATTTCTTACTTATACTGCTGGAGGGGAAGTAATTAAAATTTTCAAACAAAAAATAAACTCTATAAATTCAAAAACATTTTTAGGGAAGGGAAAAATATATACAATTGCTGATTTCATAAAAAACTTCAGTATTGATACGGCAATATTTGACGATGAACTTACCCCATCTCAACAAAAAAATTTGGAATATATTTTAAATTGTAAAGTGGTCGATAGAACAAATTTGATTCTATCCATTTTTGCTTTAAGAGCAAAAACTGCTATTGCAAAAATTCAAGTAGAGTTGGCTCAGCATCAGTACTTTTTACCAAGACTTACTAATCTTTGGACGCATCTATCAAAGCAAAAGGGTGGGATTGGGATGCGAGGACCCGGAGAAAAAGAAATTGAAACAGATAGAAGAATTATTAGACAGCAAATTTCATTACTTAAAAAAAAATTAGACAAAATCGATAAACAGATGACAACACAAAGAAAAGGTCGAGACCGTTTAATCCGAGTTGCTCTCATTGGATATACAAATGCTGGTAAATCAACAATTATGAATTTTTTTAGCAAATCTAATGTCTTGGCTGAGGATAAATTATTTGCGACACTTGATACCACTGTAAGAAAAGTTGTTATTAACAATCTTCCATTTTTGTTATCTGATACTGTTGGTTTTATTCGAAAACTTCCAACTCAATTAGTAAAAGCTTTTAAATCTACATTGGACGAAGTTCATGAATCTGACCTTTTAATACATGTTGTAGATATTTCAAACCCTGGCTTTGAAAAACATATTAAGGCAGTTGAAAAAACATTAAATGAAATAAATTGTGTGGGAAAAGAACAGGTGATTGTATTTAATAAAATTGATCAATTTAAGTACATAGAAAAAGACTATGATGATTTAAGTCCACTAAAAAGAGAAAACCTGTCGTTAGAATATTGGCAAAAAACATGGATGGCCAAAGAAAATATTAGCACAGTATTTATTTCCTGTACAAAGAAAACTAATACAAATAGCCTAAAAGAATGCCTTTATGAAAAGATAAAAAAGATTCAAGAAAAAAAATATCCTTACAATAATTTTTTGTATTAATCACAAAAATAACATGGTCTATCCTTATCTAAATGTTCAAAGGATACTTTTGGGTCAAACATTTGAGAAATCATATTAATTACTTCGCTTTCAAATATCTTTAAAACTGAATTATTTATCGTTAAACTATTATTTACTTCCGCGTTTTGAATTTGAAAAGCTTTAGTACGTAAATTAATAATACCGGCTTTAACAAGAAAATTTTGCGCATTGTTATGATTTTTAAGCAACCAACTATACATTAATAGTTGAAGTAACTTTGGCTTTAAACTCAAGTCCATTAAATTTTCAGATTTTAATTCTGAATTACTCACAAAACCTGTTTTATAATCAATAATTCTATGGTTCCCATTAAAAGTATCAACACGATCTATGTTGCCTTTTAAATTTACTGAAATAAGCTTATTAGAAAATTTATTTATAAACTTTATAGGGCTGGAAAATGATTGCTCTAAAAATTTAATAATGATTTTATTACCATTTCGAACTAAATCTAATTCTGATTTTATAAAGTTTTTTATAATACGCTTAATAGCTTCAAACGCTAATAAGTTCTTTCCTTTAGAAAAATTATCTATATTATTTTGTTTGAATGCATTATATATTTCAGTATCAATCTTATTATAAATATTATTCATATCATGAATACTTAAAAGTATATTTAAATAAGGTCTATATAATAATTCTAATGCACGATGGGTAATTAATCCGATTGTTGCAGAATTCATATTAACACTCAAATCTTCTATTTCTGAAATCCCTATGATTTTTTCATAATAAAATTGTCTTGGACATAAATTGTATAAATTTAATGCACTCGCTGATAAACCAAAATGAAGTAAATCAGTTAGTTTTTGAAACAAATAATTATCTTTTTGTTTTAAAATTGTATTATGATTATTTTCTACTAAACTAAAAGCATTCATTGTAGTTTCTTCTTCAATAATGATATTAGTTGTCAATAATGGTTTTATTTCATAAACTAACTGGTTGATAAATCGACTCCTTTCCGATGAAGAGTATGACGAATAATCCTGATTGTATATTATATAAGTATTGGGAGCTCTTTTTATTAAATTAAAAAAATTACTAGCATATATTGCATCTAAATCAAGACTGGTCCTAATTCCAAATTTCAACTTTATATCAAATGGCACAAAACTATTATGATTAATCGATGGCGGCAAATTATTTTCATTTGCTGACAATATAAAAACATTATCAAAATCTATCGTCCGTGATTCTAACATTCCCATTATTTGTAAACCATTTAGTGGTTCCCCAGAAAAATTAATTTTAATAGAATTAATAATTTGGTTGAAGAATCTAACAAATAACTTAAGCTCAATATTGTAGTTGACTTTGGCTAAAAACTGCCCTAAAATATACAAATGCTCTTGTATTGCATACAAACATTCTTCAAGGAAGATATCTTCACTCGAAATATCCCGATCTAGATTTAATAAACGACTTAAAAGTTCTTGAAATAAGCTTAATATATCATTATGATTTTCAAAAAAACCTATTAGTATTTTGTCAAACAAAGAACTGCCTGACATAGGAAATATTTGACTCAAGTCATGGTAGCTTAAGTAATTTAAACTTGCTTTATTTAAAGATTTAATTAGTTGATCTAAATCCGCAAACTTTGAACCTAAGATTAACTTAAAATAAGGGTTTCTTAAAATCTTTAAAATATCTTTAGCATTATAATTTTTTTGAGATTTTTTTTGATCCCTATATATATATCTAGCATTAAGATACAGGTTTAGGACATCATTAAACATAGAAATAACAGGGTGATTCGATAATTTATAACCCATTGTAACATTAATATTAGCTACAGTTTCAGGTATTGACTCTAAAACTGCTAATAGTAAATCTTCATCAGGTAAAATTATAGCTGTTTTTTTTAACTCCTCTGTGCTAAATGACTTTTCATTTAAAAAATTTGCCAGTAATTTTACTTGACTAATATTTTTTGTTGCTCCAATTATTTTAATATTCTTTTTTAGTGATAAAAAATCATTATTATGCTGCGACAAAACATCAGGCCATTTTTTTCTATATTTCCTCAAAAACTTTCCTGACTCTTGCTCTAAATTGCTAACAAAATACTCATCCGAATCCCAAAAAATATCACAAATTTCTTCTTTTATTAAATGATCAATT
This is a stretch of genomic DNA from Flavobacteriales bacterium TMED191. It encodes these proteins:
- the hflX gene encoding GTPase HflX — translated: MERTILIGAITAKDNELEIEEYLKELTFLTYTAGGEVIKIFKQKINSINSKTFLGKGKIYTIADFIKNFSIDTAIFDDELTPSQQKNLEYILNCKVVDRTNLILSIFALRAKTAIAKIQVELAQHQYFLPRLTNLWTHLSKQKGGIGMRGPGEKEIETDRRIIRQQISLLKKKLDKIDKQMTTQRKGRDRLIRVALIGYTNAGKSTIMNFFSKSNVLAEDKLFATLDTTVRKVVINNLPFLLSDTVGFIRKLPTQLVKAFKSTLDEVHESDLLIHVVDISNPGFEKHIKAVEKTLNEINCVGKEQVIVFNKIDQFKYIEKDYDDLSPLKRENLSLEYWQKTWMAKENISTVFISCTKKTNTNSLKECLYEKIKKIQEKKYPYNNFLY
- a CDS encoding T9SS C-terminal target domain-containing protein, coding for MMKRNFITLFIIAFSLQLSMSKDLFKVYYPSNESYNIISESYPGIDMSLIHDSILFLQLNQDELEYILRHDVSFLHISFPFFNQNSFNLELEEFKVSPENLFVTRHTNRGIIKTLHTSEIKSYRIINNDDLDGVFIFSPNGAKAIITIQQEIYQISLLNTKELDLETIYYILNVKNSPKDFDFICSSDLLQNTIDVSNISHNSSSVSKCVDIAIEIDYFTFQSFSSFQEAIDWALEVLAVVSELFVEEVNVGLKSSSAQVWEVEDPYASFIDSPQDMLIALRDNWYANELFSSVSRDLVHLFSKRDDTGTGGIAFLNGIGSQWNGYGFSSNLTGDSDYIDLPVPYFFWNIYCFAHELGHNFGANHTQWCGWEGGPIDNCASLEETSSSQCQDYLNNPQPQIGTIMSYCHTWSYDSGGGIILKFHNLIKNTIMSYVEMQNIEPCNDENMIVLGCLDTSACNYDQFANTDDDSCIYADIGYDCFGNCLNDSNVDGLCDDAELNLVNNQLSLINIYPNPTTKYLKFAFNSIIGDVFSLKLFNAIGKLILYKTHVGHSTEIDVSNLPSGVYNAQLLKSSNDFNNNELIHKNIIIQ
- a CDS encoding PD-(D/E)XK nuclease family protein, translated to MRNSFLSKISKILLSKNKNDLSDLIIVFPSRRASLFFADQVSKEISSPIWLPPFYSIDDFIFSVTKLKPVSKLELFFEFYSIYINSVDSPHDVEKCHRWAEMLLNDFDEIDRSLASASEIFNYLSDVKRIENWHLELEKNHEEIEYYLHFYSSLNSIYNLLRQTLLSKNTAYTGLAQRLIAEDLGLLKSWLKEKDKKRIVFIGLDALTMSQEVIIDHLIKEEICDIFWDSDEYFVSNLEQESGKFLRKYRKKWPDVLSQHNNDFLSLKKNIKIIGATKNISQVKLLANFLNEKSFSTEELKKTAIILPDEDLLLAVLESIPETVANINVTMGYKLSNHPVISMFNDVLNLYLNARYIYRDQKKSQKNYNAKDILKILRNPYFKLILGSKFADLDQLIKSLNKASLNYLSYHDLSQIFPMSGSSLFDKILIGFFENHNDILSLFQELLSRLLNLDRDISSEDIFLEECLYAIQEHLYILGQFLAKVNYNIELKLFVRFFNQIINSIKINFSGEPLNGLQIMGMLESRTIDFDNVFILSANENNLPPSINHNSFVPFDIKLKFGIRTSLDLDAIYASNFFNLIKRAPNTYIIYNQDYSSYSSSERSRFINQLVYEIKPLLTTNIIIEEETTMNAFSLVENNHNTILKQKDNYLFQKLTDLLHFGLSASALNLYNLCPRQFYYEKIIGISEIEDLSVNMNSATIGLITHRALELLYRPYLNILLSIHDMNNIYNKIDTEIYNAFKQNNIDNFSKGKNLLAFEAIKRIIKNFIKSELDLVRNGNKIIIKFLEQSFSSPIKFINKFSNKLISVNLKGNIDRVDTFNGNHRIIDYKTGFVSNSELKSENLMDLSLKPKLLQLLMYSWLLKNHNNAQNFLVKAGIINLRTKAFQIQNAEVNNSLTINNSVLKIFESEVINMISQMFDPKVSFEHLDKDRPCYFCD
- a CDS encoding peroxiredoxin → MGLVGGLAPSFKASAIINGGDSVNDFSLDQFVNKKYVILFFYPKDFTFVCPSELHAFQAKLAEFEKRNCVIVGCSTDTAETHWGWLQLPKNKGGIKGITYPLVADSNKIISDAYDVLNGEYDYNEEGELVATGSMIAYRGLFLIDKEGVVQHQLVNNLPLGRNVDEAIRVLDALQFHEENGEVCPANWKPGDDGMKESHEGVADYLSSH